The segment TTATAGGAATATTAATTATTTTAACAGGACTATTCATATATTTCGTGAATAATAAACAAAAAAAGATAAAATAAATAAATCATAAAAATGAGCTTGAGGTTAAAAGACAATTTTAATCTTGAGCATTTTTTTAAATTGAACAAATTAAATATATTATGTTCATATAAAGAAAGGTAAAATTTGAATTTTCCCCTTGGAAAGTGGGGAAAAAAAGTAGCCATTTTAACAAAAAAATTAATAGTTCGAAAAAATAGTATTGACATAGGAAAAAAATAGTATATAATAGTTAAAACAGAAAATAAATTTTTAACAATTGATAGGGTAATAATTTTATGCTGAAAAAAGTACAAAATGGTTATTATCCAAAAGGGGGATATATGAGAGTAGAACATAGAGGCGAATGGGGTTCGAGGATGGGATTTATTTTTGCAGCAATTGGGTCAGCAGTTGGATTAGGAAATATTTGGAGATTTCCATACACTGTTGCAAGTAATGGAGGGGGAGCATTTTTAATTCCATACTTGGTAGCATTGCTTACAGCAGGTATCCCAATTTTAATATTAGAGTTTTCTCTAGGACATAAAACAAGGCATAGTGCTCCAGGAGTATTTGGTCATTTAAATAAAAAATATGAAGTAGTTGGGTGGTTTCAATCTCTAATAGCTTTTTCAATAACAACTTATTATATAGTTATTATTGGTTGGGCAGTAAGTTACGCTGTATATGCTATAACTGGAGCTTGGGGAGCAGATCCAAAAGGATTTTTATTTGGAACTTATTTACAGTTAACAGATTCCCCTATGAAATTAGGTGGTTTAAATATGAAGGTAGTAATTCCACTTTTAATTGTTTGGGGTATAAATTACAGTGTTCTTAGAATTGGAATCAAAAAGGGACTTGAAAAAGCTAATAAAATATTTATGCCTTTACTTGTTATAGCACTTTTAGTTATTGTTGTTAGAGGTATAACATTACCAGGAGCACTTGATGGATTAGATTATTTCTTAAAACCTGATTTTAGTAAATTAGCAGATCCTCAAGTTTGGTTATCAGCTTATGGACAAATTTTCTTCTCTTTAAGTGTTTGTTTTTCTATTATGTATGCTTACTCTAGTTATTTACCAAAGGATTCAGATATAGTAAATAATGCATTTATAACAGGATTAGGAAACTGTAGTTTCAGTTTATTATCAGGAATTGGAGTTTTCAGTGTACTTGGATATATGGCTTACAGTCAAGGAGTAAGTGTTGCAGAGGTTTCATCTGCAGGGGTAGGACTTGCCTTTATAGTTTTCCCACAAGCAATAAGTGCATTACCAGGATTAAGTAGAGTAATTGGAGTTGTTTTCTTTGCCTCTCTTATATTTGCGGGATTATCATCGTCAATGTCACTTATAGAATCAGTTGTAGCAGCTATTAGAGATAAATTTGATTTAACTAGAAACCAAGCTTTGAATAGATTTACATTAATTTCAGGATTACTATCTTTACTTATTGCAACTAGAGGTGGACTATACATTTTAGATATTGTAGATTATGCAACTAACCAATATGGAATTGTTATAGCAGGTCTTGCAGAATTAATTATATTTGGTTGGTTTTTCAAAACTGATAGTATAAGAAAATATGCAAATAGTCTTTCAGATTTTACAGTTGGAAAATGGTGGCTAGTATGTATTAGAGGAACATCAATAATCTTAGGATTAATGTTATTTTTAAAAATCAAAAATACAATTCATAATCCTTATGAAGGATATTCATGGTTAGCTTTAGGAATTTATGGATTAGGTGTTTTAATTGCAGTATCTATAGGAGCTGTTATATTAGCTAACAAAAAAGCTTCTAAGAAATTTCAAGAAGCAATATATGAAAATGGTATTGGAAATGAAATTAAATTAGATGAAAATAAAGATTAAAAGGAGGAGTATATGAGTACAGGAGCAATTGTTATGGGTATTTTAACAGGTACTATCCTTTGGGGTGGTTTTGGACTTTGTTTATATATAGCTTTAAAATCAGATGGTAAAAAAAATAAATAATTAATTATATTATTTTAGTAATATTAATGTGCACCTTAAATGTTAGGAGACTTCCAATGTTTAAGGTGTACTTTTTTTCTTTTAAAATCCAAAAAGAAAGAGTATAATAATTTAAATGAAATAAATTGAAAGGTGGGTTTATGAAAAAAATAATAATAATATTTAGTTTTGTTTTTCTTTTCATAGGATGCAGTAATTTAGAAAATAATAGAAATAATGAAGAATGCTATAGGGGAACTTCTTTATCAATGGGAAGGGACTTATCTTTTTCATATGATTTATCCCATAGGGAAAGGGAGTTTGTAGAATATGTGAAAACAAAGGTCGTATTTGAAATTAATTATTGTAAGAATGCAGATAAAACTTGGGCTTATATGAAACCCTTAGAAGGGGAAAGATCCTTAAGAAAGATTCTTTTTTCCAATGGAGAAAAAACTTTGGAATTAAAAATAACCAATTTTTCTATAATAGATGCCCTTAAAAGTGACGAGAAACTTCCTCAATTACCTATGACAAAAGTTGAAGTTAGAAAATTATATTCAATATTTAAAGGAAATAAACCTATAACAATGAGAGTTTATACAACAAAGGGATGGTTTGATGCAAATTTCAATGATAAATATAGATACAATCTTATTTCTGTAATGGATATTTCCCTAGGAACTAAAAATTAAAATTGACTTTTTTTAGCTAAAGTATTAAAATAAAGTCATTTGAAAAGTATTTTATTTTAATTTTTGGAGGTTATAGATATAAATATGGAAATGAATATTATTAAGAGAATTTTATTATACTGTTTTGGTATGCTTTTGCTAGCTTTTGGAGTTACGTTTTCAATTAAATCAAACTTAGGGGTATCCCCAATAAATTCTATTCCCTACGTTTTAAGTGTAATAACAGACATAAATATGGGATTATTAACAACAGGAGTGTTTTGTTTTTATGTTTTTCTTCAGGTGATATTATTAGGAAAACAGTTTAAAGCAGTTAATTTACTTCAAATTGTTTTTTCTGGTATATTTGGGTACTTTGTTGCCTTTTCAAATTCAATATGGACTTTTACCACAGTTGAAAACTATTTTTTTAGGTTATCTTTGCTTATTGTGAGCATTATTTTAATAGCAATGGGATTATTATTTTATTTAACAGCTAACATAGTTCCCCAGCCTGCAGAAGGTTTAAGTTTGGCAATATCTGAAAAAACAAATTTAGAATTTTCAAACATTAAAATTATTTTTGATTGCACTGTTGTAATTCTTGCAATAATTATTTCTTTTTCAGGAACACTTTCTGTAATTGGAATTCGTGAAGGAACAGTAATTGCTGCTATAGCTGTTGGAAAGGTTTTAAATATCCTTACTAAAAAGTTTAGACCAGCTTTGTTGAATTTACTTGAAAATAAATCAATATATGCAGATTAGAACTAAATTATGAAACAAAATAGAATAAAAGAATTCTTATTAGGAAATATAAAACAATTGCGTAGATTAGAATTTTAAAAGCATGTTCTTCTAAAAATTTTTTCATTGTTGTTCCTCCTTATAATCTTTTTTTAATTATATCATAAATATATCTAAGCAAGTAAAAATTTTCATTTGAGTGTTGACATATGACTCTTTTAGAGGTATAAATAATATTAGGTATATTGTTTATTATTTTCTTTAAAAAGGGGGAATGTTTATGAAATATTACATTAACAAAAAGACTCAAGAGGTTTATAAAGAATCTTGTGGAGAAGGAAATAATCCTGATATGGTTCTTTTAGGAGAATTTGAATATTCAGGTGAAGCTGTAGAGGCAGCAAAAGCAAAAGGATATCCTGAAGCTTCTGGTGTAGCATATGACAGTGTTGCTTGTCATACTAAAGATTAAATATCAATAAGTAAAAGGCTTAGTTAATTCTAAGCCTTTTTTATATGAAAATATAAAAGTTAGTTGCAAAAGCAACAGTAATTTAAAATAAAATGTAGTATAATTAATTTATAGGATATAAATAAATATTTAACTAATAGAGGGATACAGGAGGAGAATTTATGAAATTACAAAATTATAATTTGAATAATGATTTAATTGAAGTGGGCATTGTTGATGATAGGGATGTTCCATTCCATAGATTAACTTTAACAAAGGGAACTACATATAACAGTTATTTATACAAAACAAAAAAACCTACAATTATAGATACTGTTGATATGATGTATGGTAGAGCTTATATAGAAAATTTAAAGGAACAAATTGATTTAAATACCATAGAGTATATTGTAATAAATCATACTGAACCAGATCATTCTGGAGCTTTGGCTATACTTTTAAGAAATGCCCCTAATGCTACAATAGTTTGTGATGAAAAGGCTGTTTACCATATAAAAGAACTATATAGAGCAACTAAAAGAAAATTTTTAACTGTTAAAACTGGTGATACTTTAGATATTGGTGGAAAGACATTGAAGTTTTTCTCAACACCTAATTTACATACAGAAGAAACTATACTAACTTATTGTGTGGAAGATAAAATTTTATTTTCTTGTGATATGTTTAGTACCCACGTGGCAACTGATAAGTTTACAAATACTTTAGAATCTAATGATATAGATGAAGATTTTAAAGTTTACTATGATTTAATTATGTCACCTCATAAAATTCATGTACAAAAAATGATAGAAATAGTGAAGGGATTGGATATAGAAAAAATAGCAACTTCCCATGGATATATTTTAGATAAGGATGTTAAAAAATACATTGGTATTTATGAAGAAAAATCTAAGAATGAAAATACTATAAAAAAAGTGTCAATAGTTTATACTACAATGAGAGGAATTACTAAGAAAATAGCAACTATGTTATGTGATAATTTTAATGAAGACAAATTATTTCAAGCTACAGTTTTTAATGGTGATAAAATAGACCATGAGGAAATTTTAAAGGAAATAGAAACTAGTGACATAGTACTAATTGGTTCTTCTACAAAATATGGTGATATGATAGGTTCCATAGAAAAATTAATTTCAGATTTACCAGATTTAACAGGAAAAACAGTTGGATCTTTTGGATCTTTTGGTTGGAGTGGAGAATCAATCGAAATTATTCAAGATCATTTACAAAAAACAAATGGA is part of the Fusobacterium sp. IOR10 genome and harbors:
- a CDS encoding sodium-dependent transporter, with the protein product MRVEHRGEWGSRMGFIFAAIGSAVGLGNIWRFPYTVASNGGGAFLIPYLVALLTAGIPILILEFSLGHKTRHSAPGVFGHLNKKYEVVGWFQSLIAFSITTYYIVIIGWAVSYAVYAITGAWGADPKGFLFGTYLQLTDSPMKLGGLNMKVVIPLLIVWGINYSVLRIGIKKGLEKANKIFMPLLVIALLVIVVRGITLPGALDGLDYFLKPDFSKLADPQVWLSAYGQIFFSLSVCFSIMYAYSSYLPKDSDIVNNAFITGLGNCSFSLLSGIGVFSVLGYMAYSQGVSVAEVSSAGVGLAFIVFPQAISALPGLSRVIGVVFFASLIFAGLSSSMSLIESVVAAIRDKFDLTRNQALNRFTLISGLLSLLIATRGGLYILDIVDYATNQYGIVIAGLAELIIFGWFFKTDSIRKYANSLSDFTVGKWWLVCIRGTSIILGLMLFLKIKNTIHNPYEGYSWLALGIYGLGVLIAVSIGAVILANKKASKKFQEAIYENGIGNEIKLDENKD
- a CDS encoding MetS family NSS transporter small subunit: MSTGAIVMGILTGTILWGGFGLCLYIALKSDGKKNK
- a CDS encoding YitT family protein yields the protein MEMNIIKRILLYCFGMLLLAFGVTFSIKSNLGVSPINSIPYVLSVITDINMGLLTTGVFCFYVFLQVILLGKQFKAVNLLQIVFSGIFGYFVAFSNSIWTFTTVENYFFRLSLLIVSIILIAMGLLFYLTANIVPQPAEGLSLAISEKTNLEFSNIKIIFDCTVVILAIIISFSGTLSVIGIREGTVIAAIAVGKVLNILTKKFRPALLNLLENKSIYAD
- a CDS encoding FprA family A-type flavoprotein, with amino-acid sequence MKLQNYNLNNDLIEVGIVDDRDVPFHRLTLTKGTTYNSYLYKTKKPTIIDTVDMMYGRAYIENLKEQIDLNTIEYIVINHTEPDHSGALAILLRNAPNATIVCDEKAVYHIKELYRATKRKFLTVKTGDTLDIGGKTLKFFSTPNLHTEETILTYCVEDKILFSCDMFSTHVATDKFTNTLESNDIDEDFKVYYDLIMSPHKIHVQKMIEIVKGLDIEKIATSHGYILDKDVKKYIGIYEEKSKNENTIKKVSIVYTTMRGITKKIATMLCDNFNEDKLFQATVFNGDKIDHEEILKEIETSDIVLIGSSTKYGDMIGSIEKLISDLPDLTGKTVGSFGSFGWSGESIEIIQDHLQKTNGNILTTSKCIKKTGTLAMEFPLRVRFSIEEEDIEKIKNDVTYIRSLY